TCGTCGGCTGGAAGGAGCGCAAGGACGGCGAGACCAAGACCTTCGCCGGCGTGCTGGGCGATTTCGGCGTCAGCCGCGCCGAGGCCGAGCAGATGGTGCTGGCCGCGCGCCTTCAGGCGGGCTGGATCACGGAAGACGATCTCGCCGGCGAGGAAGCCGACGAAGACGCCGAAGCCGCGGCCTGACGGTCATGCTGAGGCCTGGAGCAGACCTTGAACGAAATGAACGATCGCACCTGTATCGTGACGCGGCAAGCGGGAGACCCTGAGGGTCTCATCCGCTTCGTCGTCGGTCCCGACTCGTCCGTCGTTCCCGACATCAAGAGAAAGCTACCGGGCCGCGGCTGCTGGGTGACGGCCGACCGCCGTCATGTCGATGAGGCGGCGCGCAAGAACCTGTTTCGCCGCGCGTTCAAGTCCGAGGTTTCCGTTTCGCCGAATCTCGGCGACGTGGTCGAGCGCGTTCTCGTACAGAATGCGCTAGGGGCACTGGGGCTGGCGCGCAAAGCCGGAGTTCTCGCGCTCGGTGCCGCCAAAGTCGAGGCATCGGTGCGCAGCGGCGAGGCGGCCGCCGTGCTGCATGCCCATGAGGCGCAGGCCGACGGCGTGCGCAAGATAACCCAGGCGCGGCGTGCGACGGTCCATCTCGGCGGGCCGGATATCCCCGCATACAAACTCTTTTCGGAGGCCGAATTGGGTTTGGCATTGGGGGGGGCAAATGTGATACATGCAGCCGTGCTCGCCGGGGACGCGGGCAAGGCGGCGCTGAAGCGCGTGGTAGCGCTTGACCGATA
The Mesorhizobium australicum genome window above contains:
- a CDS encoding RNA-binding protein; translation: MNDRTCIVTRQAGDPEGLIRFVVGPDSSVVPDIKRKLPGRGCWVTADRRHVDEAARKNLFRRAFKSEVSVSPNLGDVVERVLVQNALGALGLARKAGVLALGAAKVEASVRSGEAAAVLHAHEAQADGVRKITQARRATVHLGGPDIPAYKLFSEAELGLALGGANVIHAAVLAGDAGKAALKRVVALDRYRGGSPDDGLGSATIESVDGASKDME